The Raphanus sativus cultivar WK10039 chromosome 2, ASM80110v3, whole genome shotgun sequence DNA segment AACAGGTGACATGCTAAGATGTGGAGGCAACTGTAACTGCAGATGTTTCTTTATCCTTTGCCTCCTTAAGTTGCTTCCACTTCTCAACGGTGTCGATAAGTTCCCCAGTTTTGATCAGATACCTTACCTTCTGTCCATCTTCAAGGACCTTGTGACCCACTCGGCTTACCACCTCTTTTTCTTTCGAATACAGCATCACATTTGAGCTGTGTATCGGTGCTTCAATCTGGAAAAGATAACACATTTTTTGCACAATATTCAATCACGAAAGAAAAATATGGTTTCTGTTTTGCAAATTAACGAAAGAGAGGGAGTCATGTGAGTGGATGGACTGACCTTGACAATTTGACCAGGCTCTCCCTCTTCACGGCTCTTCATGTGTTTGGTCTTGAGGTTGACATCGTTGATGACAATGGTGCTGTTGTGGGTAAAGATCTTAGCGACTTCTCCAATCTTACCCTTGTCTCGCCCAGAGATAACTTTGACAGTATCTCCAAACTTGACATGCATTTTGTGCAGAATTGGAAGACTGTTTGGTTTGCATTTCTTCCGTTCCCAACGCTTAAgctgaaaggaaaaaaaacatagatGCACATAGGAAATCCTGCTAATGCCTTAGGAATTTTGGTTTCTCATGGTTGCCACTTTGTTTCTTATGGTTCAAAGCTCTACTCTATTAACGGACAAATGCAGCGTAGGAAACCAAATTGTAGGAGGGTAATGGATCATGCCTACTAACCTTTGCAAAAACAAGGCATGGGTTCTGAGCGGGCTTGACCTGCAAATGAGTAAAGATGAGCAGAGTAATTAAGGAACCATCCAACTGCAGACACTTTGCACCcaacatgaaaacaaacatcaaagcaaaaaaaaaaaaaaaaaaaaaaactaaaaacccaTTCCGCTGACTTAATAATCAACAAAAAAAGCCATAACCACAAGGTGATAAATGGCACTAGCAGATAGCACtcaataaatcaataaaaagaGAACAATTGAGATCCCTAGTTAGAATTTTGAAGTTTTAGATGCATCtctattgaaatttttttttttcaaagttataGAATTTGGAGTGCTCATAAGTCATAACATTATCTCAGTTCAGTActaccaacaaaaaaaagacagagaCAATGCACATTCTTCAATCCATTGAACATAATTCATAGCAAAGAAAACAGAACAAAGTTTCAATAACACAGAAAACCGCTACAGGTTTGAAGCTAAACGTCTTTGATTTTTCAATTCCATTAGCTATTAGCGAAAGGGATAACAACACCCCACAAAAACTGGAGTTACCGGAGAAGCGGCGGAGAGGGAAATCGGGGAAAGGAGACGCTGGCCGAGGAAGGAGGAGTTGGTGGATATCGAAAGGGATGTAAACGAGCTCTGAAGAGAAGTCATGGTCGCCATTTTTAACAGTTCAGACTCTGCAACTCCCCGCTGCTGCTGCTGCGAAGTATCTATCTGTTCGACTTAAGGCGATAAGACGAGGATAACGATTATCGAAACGACACGTTTTTAGTACCGTAATTAACTTCACTTATGGGCCTTTATGGGCTTAGGGTATGTCTGGGCTAAATACGGtctttttctttgtatagaAAGGGCTCAATATATCTCTTGTTTTggtttatagttttatttttttactcatTTTAGTATTCACAAGTTCCAGTTTCTTTTTCCAGTTCTCCCAAACCCAAAGActagaaaatattgtttttttcttttccaatcaAAGACACTATTAGTTGGATTTTATGTAACACCGAAAaagaagttgacaaaaaaaaaaaacaaagttgtaTCCATaaccaaacatttaaaatagtTGTTGTGTTCCTTACATTCAAACgttgaacaaaaataaatatacttttttcACCGAATTTACTAAACAATACCATTGCAATCAAAAAATATACTCATATCTCCTAACACTACACTATTCCAATAAAAAGTTACCTTGCTATTTCATCTTCAACCACAATAGATTTTATCACCGAATTTCGGTTTCTCATCAACTGATTAATTGTCATTCATCTCCGACGacaatagatttttatttttatttttggaaaacagATCAATCTTATGGtccatattttttttggttaaaccGAATTTCAAATCATATATTCACACtccattattatatttttttaagtccACTTATATCActgattttaattttgtttgcctaaatattataaacccatgtttcttttctttttaattggtTATTAAATTCAATTAAAACTGAGATATTTGATCTACattttcattgttttattttcatcaaaaattaaattatgcaTTGAGATATATCTTtggtattatattttaaaatataatagtttagaTTAAACAATTTagtacaatatattttaaaagaatatgtGTGTTAAGAAAATCAATTATTGTgagtataaatatacaattttctATATCATgtctaaaatttatgaatatttttaaaagtaaaagatcaataaattgtaaatatattaatttatctcatataaaatacatgatcttttaattatcaaataattgtagaattttaaaatgaaataaatccCGCGGTTTTAAAGCGCGAATCAAAATCCAGTATCACTTAAAGTTGTTCAAAGTGATGTGTTGAATcattaacacaaattattaatattattaaaaatatataaatttaatagtatCGGCACATTTGTAATATTGAAAGGAAACAAAGAGATGTTAACAAAATTCTTATTACTTTAACTGTATTGATTCATTAATATCATGAAGGAGAAAGTAATAAATAGTAAATATCCGACCAAAAACTTGTCGTGGTGGGCAAGGCCATTCTCTGTACTAATGGAAAGGTTTTAGGTGGAGAAGACGGAACATCATCAATTCTCTCAGAGCTGTCTCagggtttttcttttttaaagaaCATTCATGTCTTTGTTTCATAGCCGGCTCTTGAGGCTCCGCCTTGTGAAACCTGCGTTGGTGAGAAGATCCTCCTCTGTTTCTCGTCTTATCTCTAACGCCTTCTCAACTTCCTCGAGGCAAACCCCTCCTTGTTCCGTAATCGGAGCTAGACCTCGTGGAGAAGATCACGGAGGACTCATAGTTGCCTATGCAAATCAACATGCCTGGACTGAAATGGACAAGATGATACGTCTGGAGTTGGTGTGTAACGGTATTAATAATGGAACAATGCTAACGATCGGGGCATCTCATGGGTGGGTAGCTACTCTGAAGGAAGATGGAACCCTGCGTCTACAAGACGATCTCAACCCTGCTGCATCTGATACATATCGAAAACGTATCCCGCTGCCTCCTCTTGTGACTCTACCTCATTGCCAAACCCAAATCATCACCAACGTTTCAATGTCATCATCTCATCCAGAGGATGATGAAGACTGTGTCGTGGCTGTCAAGTTCTTGGGACCTCAGCTCAGCTTTTGCAAACCAGCCGGTAAGAGTAGTAAACCAGAGTGGACCAACGTCAAGATCGAAAACCCCAGCTTCTACTCCTCCCGTGTCATGTTCTCCAAGAAAGACAACATGTTTCGTATGCCCGGATCTGGAGGCAACCTCATCGGGTCATGGGACCCCTGCAATCCCAGCAATGACCCTAAGCTTCAGAGCGTGCGGTTTACAAACACTCGCAGGCTGACCAATGATGAACATAATCTGATGGATTCTTGCAGCATGATCGAGCACTTGGTGGAGTCACGACCCACTGGTGAGACATTCTTGGTTAAGCAGTACAAGAAGATAGCCGAGAACAAAGAAGGTGTTGCCATAATGAAAACAGAATTTTTAATGGTGTACAAGCTAGACGATGAAGGAAACGCAGTTCACACACAAGACATGGGAGATCTCGTCATGTTCATCTCAATGTCTGAACCTTTCTGTGTCCTTTCTACTTCCTTTCCTGGGATGTATACTAACAACGTTTACATCTTGGATTATGATGAACACGGATATGTGGATCTGGCTCGTACCCCTTTCGACATCTCTAGTGCAAAAGGTCCACTTTGGTCCCCTTATCATATTCCACCGCAAGATATCGGCAACTAGTTTTGCAACTGTCTTGTTTATGTTCTCTGTGAGATGTTAAATGTTATTCTCTTTGGAGAAATTTTAATCTTAAGACAAAAAGAATCATAAGTTGATGATCatgttttgttctgttttcttACAAGCCTTGAGTCACAAGAACCTGCCTGATGAAATCGTAATTATATATCCTGATGTGATTAGGTTACTCAAAATTAAAACCTGTTTGTCCACTGCTACTGAACAATTTTTCTTCAAAAGCCTTTAACGTCATCCTTCTTCCATGTAGCCCAAGTTGTAACAAGTATTCCAAGTGTAACGCTCGAATCCTCCATGTTTCGAAGTACACAGAAGAGATGAGCGGTCTCTTCTTTAtcaaatcttcttctttttttttgtctacgCCTACACCTCTCTCCCTTTTCTAAGCAAATCATTTGTCTGCATCCCACCAACTAATCCATAGCTAGAGCTCTATAAAAACCAGCTAAGTTTCTCTCTACACTTCCATAACCACCAAATCAACTATTTCTATTTGTGTCTTTCGCTAGGCTATAGCAGACGAATCCATTTGTCTCCGACGCTTGAAGCTGCCTTGTCTCGTTTTTATATAGTAGCCAGTAGTTttagggggtgtattcaatcgagagttttaggtgatttgtattaaaatgacaaatccactgttattcaaacatgaattttaaaaactcatttaaaatccactgaacttgacatttcgtaaagtactctgaaatccactgttattgaaaatattttaagttgtggagttttaaagttttgaggtgattttagggtgtttggatggagtttcttagttaaaaaaattaaaactcaaatctcatggTTTTAGATGATATTCTAGAGtactttaacaaaaatcacttaaatctctgcaacttattaaaatcatctaaaactccattaaaaatcaaatcacatcaaatgttaaattgaatacatcctcGTAGATGCAAATTGTTTACACAATTAAAAGGAGCAAAGGAGCCAAACAATCCCTCTCTGCTTCATTGTATGTGGACCCTCTAATGGGCTAATTTGAGCTTAGACCtctttaatttaaatgaaatatgtgttacaaaaaaaaattgcaaataaTTCACCGAACTATGTTAGAAAAAGAAACTGAATTTGTTAAGAAAGTTTTAAGTTTTGAAGaatgaatataataaaattattccTCTATAATCCTTTATTCCGCTAATCCGTCTAGTGATAATCATTTGTACTTTAATGTGATTACTTTAGGTAATGTGTCATCTCCGAGTTCTTGAAAAATATTGACGTAGTTTATAAGTGGAGAGAGATACATCATTTTCTAATACATACCAGCTTAAACGGTCTTCTAAAATTTACTGTTATTAGTTATGTATAAGTAAATATTAGGACTAATATCACACGAAATGTCAGAATCTTATAATTTGAGTCAAATGAGTTAGCCGCCCACCGTATTACTATACCATTCTGTTGGACATATGAGAAGCGATTAATAAAAGAGGGTACAAATTTTTGATGGGACGAAATAATGTTGTGAGATGGCACTACAATTACAGAATAGAATAAAGAGATAGCAAAGGTAGCATATTTGAAACCACAAAAAAGGTAGCATATTTCTGTACCATCGATCATTACACAAGAGGCACTAGTGCATTTTCATTTTGCACAAGGCAAAATTAATTTTGACTGTCTTTACTCTTAACTTCTATATTCCCAACCGCATTAtctcagtatatatatatatactctcatcccattttaaaacttacaaatAAATGAATGTTTTTATCATATGAATTTAAGTTTGTACCTTCTTTTTAACTGAATTGTTCATAATATATCATGCCAGAACATTAGCTACACATCACACATAGGCCATAGCATGCAGATGCGGACAACTGTTTTTGTTCGTCATTTGTCACTCACTTCAAACACATAAGAGCTTCTCTCTCACAGCGCACACATCACATGCATGCAAGCCACTATTACACGTAATCACCATGCAAATCTCATTTCTCACCTATAAATTAACTCATCAGCTTCACTCTTTACTCAAACCAAAACtcatcataaaaaaaaaagttaaaaaacatACACAAATGGCAAACAAGCTCTTCCTCGTATCGGCAACGCTCGCCATTTTCTTCCTTCTCACCAATGCCTCCGTCTACAAGACGGTTGTGGAAGTCGACGAAGATGATGCCACAAACCCAGCCGGCCCATTTAGGATTCCAAGATGTAGGAAGGAGTTTCAGCAAGCACAACACCTAAGAGCTTGCCAGCAATGGCTCCACAAGAAAGCGATGCAGTCCGGTCGTGGTCCTATGGCCCTCGACGGTGAGTTTGATTTTGAAGATGACATGGAGAACCCCCAGAGGCCGCCACTGCTCCAGCAGTGCTGCAACGAGCTCCACCAGGAAGAGCCACTTTGCGTTTGCCCAACCTTGAAAGGAGCATCCAAAGCAGTTAAATCCCGGGTTCAACAACAGGGACAAATGCAGGGACAACAGCAGCAGCAAATAGTGGGCCGTATCTACCAGACCGCTAAACACTTACCTAGAGTTTGCAACATCCCGCAAGTTAGCATTTGTCCCTTCCAGAAGACCACGCCTGGGCCCTACTACTAGATTCCAAACGAAACCCTCGAGAGTGTATATACCACGGTGATGAGTGTGGTTGTTGATGTATGTTAACACTACATAGTCATGGTGTGTGTTCCATAAATAATGTACTTTAAAACTGAGGCTAATGTAATAAGAACTACTCCGTGACCGTAATAAaagagaagttttttttttatatatactcttgCTAGCTACGACTTCATAAAAAGTGATGATGAAGGATACGCCAAAAGgaacataataattaattaacaattcaCAACGAAATAGTATTCCAATGAACAGACTAATGTTAATATAATAACTAACGAAATAGTAGTCCAACGAAATAATAGTCCAATAAAACAAATTCTATGTTTTTTATTCccacataaaatattattcattaaaaattaagaaaacatctGCCATTtctcaaagattaaaaaaagattagaaaatataacataataacaaaagtataataatttctttttaagaaaaaatatatttttgaaaatggaCATCTTGTACTAAAATGTATagttttgaatttgtttttccACTATTAAAACatgtcttaattttttttatgtggGAATTGTTTGTCTACTgtgacaaataaaaataaaaacaaaaattaacataaacataaacatcaCTGACCCAGTGACCCTAAGTTGAAGAATTCCCAGTTCTGAATTTAAAACATTAAGGGAAAATGTcttccaaaagaaaagaaaaacaaatatctcgCTTTCCGCTAAGAACATCCAAAATGAATTACCAAATATTCAATAAGGGAAATTCATGAAGAAGTAAAGTGTACAAATAAAAGCAAATCGTAAATAACCGACCAAGTTATCTTGGTGGACAAggcaataaaaataaatagaaaattaaataatatatttgctttCGGCTAAGAAGTAAGAACATCCAATAGTAAACTACCAAATATaagtgtttcaaaaagaaaaaaagtaccAAATACaagtgtttcagaaaaaaaaactaccaAGTATATTAAATGACAGTAAATTCATTAATACCATGAAGCAaagagtaataaataaaaataaatagtaaatatcCCACCAAAAACTTGCCGTCGGAGGCAAGGCTATTTATGTGTATTAATGGAGAGATTTTAGGTAGAGAAGATGGAACATCATCAAACCTCTCTCAGCTTTTTGCTTAAAGAACATCATCAATGTCTCTGTTTCTCAGTCGGCTCCGCGTTGGGGTGAGAAGATCctctgtttctcttcttctctctaaGGGCTTCTCAACTTCCTTGCGGCAAACCTCTCCTTGTTACGTCATCGGCGCTAGACCTCTAGAGTTTTCCCATCATAATCGCCTTGGAACACTCAGTATTGGCGATGTCAATCCAAAAACATATGGCGTCATTCGTTTGCAAAAGAAGGTGTCTATGGATTTGGTGCACAATGATCTTAATGATACTGTGGTTACGATCGGGGCATCACATGGGTGGGTAGCTAGTCTGAAGGACGATGGAATCCTGCGTCTCCATGACGATCTAAACCCGTATGCATTGTATAAAGATCCCATTTGCATCCCACTGCCTCCTCTGGTGACTCTGCCACATTGTCAAGCCAAAATCATCACCAACGTGTCAATGTCATCATCTTCTccagagaatgatgaggactGTGTCGTGGCTGTCAAGTTCTTGGGACCCCAGCTCAGCTTTTGCAAACCAGCTGGTAAGAGTAGTAAACCAGAGTGGACCGACATCAAGATCGAACACCCCTGCTTCAACTCCTCCCGTGTCATGTTTTCCAAGAAATACAACATGTTTCTTATTCCCGGATCCGGAGGCCACCTCATCGCTGCATGGGACCCCTGTAATCCCAGCGATGACCTTCAGTTTCAGAGCGTTCGATTTGTAAACCCTCCCAAGCTACCCACTAACATACGCGAGCTTATGAATTCGTGCAGCAAGAGCGAGCACTTGGTGGAGTCAACATCCACCGGTGAGATTTTCTTGGTTAAGCAGTACAGGAAGACAGCAGCCGTGGAAGGTGGTGTCCCTAGAAGGAAAACAGAATATTTAATGGTGTACAAGCTAGACGTTGAAGGAAACGCGGTCTACATTGAAGACATGGGAGATCTGACCATGTTCCTCTCAATGTCTGAACCTTTCTGTATCTCTTCTACTTCATTTCCTGGTTTTCGGGCTAACTGGGTTTACATCAAGGATTTCGACGAAACCACATATGTCAATGTAAAGCTGGATGGTTGCCCCTTCTCTTCTTATTTTGGAAAAAACTACGCTCCTTACTATATTCCACCTCAAAATATAGTAGACTAGTTGGAATTGAAGTCGAAATTATCCTCCACGGTTAAAAAGCAGA contains these protein-coding regions:
- the LOC108822847 gene encoding 50S ribosomal protein L24, chloroplastic; this translates as MATMTSLQSSFTSLSISTNSSFLGQRLLSPISLSAASPVKPAQNPCLVFAKLKRWERKKCKPNSLPILHKMHVKFGDTVKVISGRDKGKIGEVAKIFTHNSTIVINDVNLKTKHMKSREEGEPGQIVKIEAPIHSSNVMLYSKEKEVVSRVGHKVLEDGQKVRYLIKTGELIDTVEKWKQLKEAKDKETSAVTVASTS
- the LOC108840981 gene encoding uncharacterized protein LOC108840981, with protein sequence MSLFHSRLLRLRLVKPALVRRSSSVSRLISNAFSTSSRQTPPCSVIGARPRGEDHGGLIVAYANQHAWTEMDKMIRLELVCNGINNGTMLTIGASHGWVATLKEDGTLRLQDDLNPAASDTYRKRIPLPPLVTLPHCQTQIITNVSMSSSHPEDDEDCVVAVKFLGPQLSFCKPAGKSSKPEWTNVKIENPSFYSSRVMFSKKDNMFRMPGSGGNLIGSWDPCNPSNDPKLQSVRFTNTRRLTNDEHNLMDSCSMIEHLVESRPTGETFLVKQYKKIAENKEGVAIMKTEFLMVYKLDDEGNAVHTQDMGDLVMFISMSEPFCVLSTSFPGMYTNNVYILDYDEHGYVDLARTPFDISSAKGPLWSPYHIPPQDIGN
- the LOC108840726 gene encoding napin, yielding MANKLFLVSATLAIFFLLTNASVYKTVVEVDEDDATNPAGPFRIPRCRKEFQQAQHLRACQQWLHKKAMQSGRGPMALDGEFDFEDDMENPQRPPLLQQCCNELHQEEPLCVCPTLKGASKAVKSRVQQQGQMQGQQQQQIVGRIYQTAKHLPRVCNIPQVSICPFQKTTPGPYY
- the LOC108840793 gene encoding uncharacterized protein LOC108840793, which translates into the protein MSLFLSRLRVGVRRSSVSLLLSKGFSTSLRQTSPCYVIGARPLEFSHHNRLGTLSIGDVNPKTYGVIRLQKKVSMDLVHNDLNDTVVTIGASHGWVASLKDDGILRLHDDLNPYALYKDPICIPLPPLVTLPHCQAKIITNVSMSSSSPENDEDCVVAVKFLGPQLSFCKPAGKSSKPEWTDIKIEHPCFNSSRVMFSKKYNMFLIPGSGGHLIAAWDPCNPSDDLQFQSVRFVNPPKLPTNIRELMNSCSKSEHLVESTSTGEIFLVKQYRKTAAVEGGVPRRKTEYLMVYKLDVEGNAVYIEDMGDLTMFLSMSEPFCISSTSFPGFRANWVYIKDFDETTYVNVKLDGCPFSSYFGKNYAPYYIPPQNIVD